Proteins from a genomic interval of Lycium ferocissimum isolate CSIRO_LF1 chromosome 2, AGI_CSIRO_Lferr_CH_V1, whole genome shotgun sequence:
- the LOC132047115 gene encoding protein IQ-DOMAIN 31: MGKKSPAKWIKSVLFGKKSSKSPLSKDVTGEKKSSAKAPLEDLSLNSPTLDPPVQNFDNGGEEAALEKGTSTDFACETASLSSATHDIDPHVERAISTDDAELKRQEDAATKAQAAFRGYLARRAFRALKGIIRLQALIRGHLVRRQAVATLRCMQAIVRIQALARGRRVRLLDPGHQLLGKYSFQELKDPEQRPTKLTAYAFPCKLLVSVPTAMPLSLQYDECEPNSAWQWLERWSLSHFWEPLPQPKKVVEAKSQKKQGNRLSVETEAVRPKRSVKKVLTASNGDANAVSSSEPEKAKRNPRKFSNHHIEPVQDQPQNELEKVKRSLRKVSAALTTPSERSETDTEKAQQTPNLAHAHAIASKSSAPDVVEQMVVNSSEKTSDSAPEIEKLAVREAPLPVAMDEPSNVLPDHPTTEQQQLEDVGNAANSAVVNEELSAMEDQTAKERTRRRKSLPTKQDNSENISQNTPSVPSYMAATQSAKAKLKAQGSPKVSDDGAENGFVRRHSLPSSANGKFNSLSPRMQRPGQANGKGGNKNRPVSSSKDEKALPGWRR; encoded by the exons ATGGGGAAAAAATCTCCCGCCAAATGGATCAAGTCCGTGCTTTTCGGAAAGAAATCTTCCAAGTCTCCTTTATCAAAA GATGTTACCGGTGAGAAAAAATCTTCTGCCAAAGCACCGTTGGAGGATCTTTCTCTTAATTCACCAACTTTAGATCCACCAGTTCAGAATTTTGATAATGGTGGTGAAGAGGCTGCATTGGAAAAGGGGACAAGCACTGACTTTGCATGTGAAACTGCCTCATTATCCTCTGCAACACATGATATAGATCCGCATGTGGAGCGGGCAATCTCGACAGATGATGCTGAGCTGAAAAGACAAGAGGATGCTGCCACCAAAGCACAAGCAGCCTTTAGGGGTTACTTG GCTCGTCGGGCTTTCCGAGCTCTCAAAGGCATCATAAGGCTACAAGCCCTGATTCGTGGGCACTTGGTAAGGAGACAGGCAGTTGCTACTCTACGCTGCATGCAGGCAATTGTCAGGATTCAGGCATTAGCACGTGGTCGAAGGGTTAGACTCTTAGATCCTGGGCATCAGCTGCTTGGAAAGTATAGTTTTCAGGAACTTAAG GATCCTGAGCAGAGGCCTACGAAACTGACAGCTTATGCATTTCCATGCAAG ctacTTGTGTCAGTGCCAACAGCCATGCCCTTGAGCCTTCAGTATGATGAGTGCGAACCTAATTCAGCTTGGCAGTGGCTTGAAAGATGGTCACTATCTCATTTTTGGGAACCACTCCCACAACCAAAGAAAGTTGTTGAAGCAAAGTCGCAGAAGAAGCAGGGTAACAGGCTGAGTGTTGAAACAGAAGCAGTAAGACCAAAAcgaagtgtcaagaaggttcttACAGCATCAAATGGAGATGCTAATGCCGTAAGTTCCTCTGAACCAGAAAAGGCTAAACGCAACCCAAGGAAATTTTCAAATCATCACATAGAGCCAGTGCAGGATCAGCCTCAAAATGAACTTGAAAAAGTCAAGCGGAGTTTAAGAAAAGTTTCTGCAGCTTTGACAACACCTTCAGAGAGGTCAGAAACAGACACTGAGAAGGCACAACAGACTCCTAATCTGGCTCACGCTCATGCTATAGCATCAAAATCCTCAGCTCCAGATGTTGTTGAACAAATGGTTGTTAATTCTTCTGAGAAAACGAGTGATTCAGCTCCTGAAATTGAGAAATTGGCTGTAAGGGAAGCTCCTTTACCTGTAGCGATGGATGAGCCAAGTAATGTACTGCCTGATCATCCTACCACTGAGCAGCAGCAGTTAGAGGATGTTGGGAACGCTGCAAACAGCGCAGTTGTCAATGAGGAACTTAGCGCGATGGAAGATCAGACTGCCAAAGAAAGAACTCGGAGGAGGAAATCTCTTCCTACTAAGCAGGACAATTCTGAGAATATTTCACAGAATACACCAAGTGTCCCCAGTTATATGGCTGCCACTCAATCTGCTAAGGCAAAGCTTAAAGCTCAAGGATCTCCTAAGGTAAGTGATGATGGAGCTGAAAATGGTTTTGTCCGCCGTCATTCCCTACCATCCTCGGCCAATGGAAAATTCAACTCATTGTCACCTCGGATGCAAAGGCCAGGGCAAGCAAATGGAAAAGGTGGAAACAAGAACAGACCGGTGTCATCCTCAAAAGATg AAAAGGCGCTTCCCGGTTGGAGGAGATGA
- the LOC132047117 gene encoding ubiquitin-conjugating enzyme E2 2-like, translated as MSTPARKRLMRDFKRLQQDPPAGISGAPYDNNIMLWNAVIFGPDDTPWDGGTFKLTLQFSEDYPNKPPTVRFVSRMFHPNIYADGSICLDILQNQWSPIYDVAAILTSIQSLLCDPNPNSPANSEAARMFSENKREYNRKVREIVEQSWTAD; from the exons ATGTCGACGCCGGCTAGGAAACGATTGATGAGGGATTTTAAGCGGTTACAGCAGGATCCTCCTGCGGGTATCAGTGGTGCTCCTTATGACAACAATATAATGCTTTGGAATGCTGTTATATTCGG TCCTGATGACACACCTTGGGATGGAG GTACGTTTAAGCTGACACTACAATTTTCGGAGGATTACCCCAACAAGCCTCCAACGGTGCGGTTTGTTTCCAGGATGTTCCATCCAAATA TTTATGCCGACGGAAGTATTTGCTTGGACATACTGCAAAATCAGTGGAGTCCTATATATGACGTCGCTGCTATACTTACTTCAATCCag TCTTTGCTCTGTGATCCAAACCCAAACTCACCAGCTAATTCAGAAGCAGCGCGCATGTTTAGTGAGAACAAGCGCGAATACAACAGGAAGGTGCGTGAGATTGTTGAGCAGAGCTGGACAGCTGACTAA